The nucleotide sequence CTGTTGTCGTTAACATTTCTCCTATAAACAACAAAATTAACCATCCAGCTCTTTTTTTAATAAGTTTATATAATGGAACGTTTAAATAAGATTGGTTTAAAGCCTCCATCCCTCCTATTTTTTGAAAATCTTCTCTATAATTTTCATTTAAAACCCATAAAATATCATCTACAGTAACTATTCCCAATAAAAAATTTTGATCGTCTATAACTGGAAGTGAAATTCTATTACTCATAGAAAATATTTTAGTAGCTTTTTCTTCTGTATCTGTGATATTTAAAGTATCAGTATATTGATCATTGATTATATCAGAGACTTTTGTATTTGGATCTACCAATAAAAATTCTCGTATTTTTATATCATATATTAATTTCCCTTTTTTATCGACAACATATACAATTTCTATTACATCGCTATTTTTTACTTCTTGACGGATATAATCCAAAACTTCTTGCACACTCCAAGTTTCTTGAACTGCAATATAATATGGAATCATAAAACGCCCTACACTATTTTTAGGATACCCCAGATACGTTAAAGTTTTACATTTATCTTCTGTATTTAAATATTTTATCAAATCTTTTAAAAGATTTTCTGGCATTTTTTCTAAAAAATCAATCCGATCATCTACCGATAGATTATTTAATAATTCCATTTTTTTTATAGAAGGTAAACCTTTTATGATTTTTTTTTTTGTAGAAAAGTCTAATACTCTAAAAATAGAAATTGCTTTGTATGATTTTAACAAACTGAATATTTTTATAACATCATTAGGGTTGTTATGAATAATTTTTATTAGTCTATCTATAGTTTGATTATTTAAAAATTTATCGTTATTTAAATAATCTTGATCCTCATTAAACATTTTTTATTTTTTTATAATCGGATTTATTTTCCCAATAAATAAAAAACAATTTTTATATTGTTCTGAAGAAATAAATTAAAATTACATAATAAAATCATTGTACATATTTTTTGTTATGTATTTAAAAAAAAATAAAATGGAATATAATTTTCGTGAAATAGAAAAACGTTGGCAAATATACTGGAAAAAACATAATATATTTCATACAAAAGAGAATGAAAAAAAAAAATACTACATTTTGAATATGTTTCCTTATCCTTCTGGAACAGGTCTTCATGTGGGGCATTGTTTAGGTTATATTGCATCAGATGTTTATGCAAGATATAAAAGAACAAAAGGATATAATGTGCTGAATCCTATAGGGTTTGATTCTTTTGGACTTCCTGCAGAACAATATGCTATACAAACAGGAAAACATCCTTATGATACTGTTATTGAAAATTCACATAGATATAAAGAACAAATGGAGAAAATAGGACTTTCTTTCGATTGGAATCGAAAGCTATATACTAGTGATCCCAGTTACTATCGTTGGACTCAATGGATGTTTGTTCAAATTTTCAATTCTTGGTATGATAAAAACAGTGAAGAAGCTAAATCTATAGACCTTTTAATTCAAGAATTCAATAAAAACGGAAATAATTCCATCAACGCAAGTACTACATCAAGTTTCAAATTCAGTTCAAAAACATGGAAACAATTTAATTCACATGATAAAGAATCTATACTTTTAGATTATAGATTAGCTTTTTTATGTAATAATACAGTTAATTGGTGTCCTGATTTGGGGACAGTACTAGCTAATGATGAAATTAAAAATGGAAAAAGTGAAAGAGGAGGATATCCAGTTTACAAAAAAAAAATGTTTCAATGGCATATAAGAATTAGTGCATATGCAGAAAGACTTATGAAAGGATTAAATCTGATTGATTGTTCTCCATCTTTCAAAAAATTACAATATAATTGGATAGGAAAATCAATAGGGATTTCTATTCCACTAAAAATCATTTATCCTGTTGATAAATTTAATCAAATTGAATTATTTTTGTTTCATCCAGAAATGATTTTTGGTGTAACTTTTATCATATTATCTATAGATCATCCACTTTCAGAAAAAATAAGTATTTTTTCCTCACATCACAAAAATGTTTTAACATATCTTACTAAAAAATTTTATATAAATAAAAATACAAAAAATATTTCTGGAATTTTTACAGGAAATTATGTATTACATCCTTTTATTAAGAATAAAAGAATACCTGTTTACATCAGCGATTTTTTCACTATCAATAATAAAACCCAATCTATGGCAGGAATACCTGGACACGAAGAAAAAAGT is from Blattabacterium cuenoti and encodes:
- the mgtE gene encoding magnesium transporter — encoded protein: MFNEDQDYLNNDKFLNNQTIDRLIKIIHNNPNDVIKIFSLLKSYKAISIFRVLDFSTKKKIIKGLPSIKKMELLNNLSVDDRIDFLEKMPENLLKDLIKYLNTEDKCKTLTYLGYPKNSVGRFMIPYYIAVQETWSVQEVLDYIRQEVKNSDVIEIVYVVDKKGKLIYDIKIREFLLVDPNTKVSDIINDQYTDTLNITDTEEKATKIFSMSNRISLPVIDDQNFLLGIVTVDDILWVLNENYREDFQKIGGMEALNQSYLNVPLYKLIKKRAGWLILLFIGEMLTTTVMQKFSSVIEKAVVLALFIPLVVSSGGNSGSQAASLIIQAMALGEVKIKDWWIVMRREIICGFFLGGILGFTGFIRVVAWHKINLFNYGTHWLLVGLTVFFSLIGVVLWGTLSGSMLPFIIKKLRGDPASSSAPFVATLVDVVGLIIYFSISYLLLNGALL